TCTGAAGGTAGCAGGTCAGGTGTGAACTGGATGCGGCCAAACTCGGCCTCAAGGTTATTCGCCATCGCTTTTACCGCGCGCGTCTTGGCCAATCCGGGGAGGCCTTCGATCAGTAAGTTCCCATCTGCCAGCAGGCCGATAATCAGGCGTTCTACGACAGCCTTTTGACCAATAATGGAATTGCCCATACGGGTCCTGAGGTCTTCAATCTGCTCAAAGGTGCTCATCGCGGAATGTCCTAAGTGAAAAAGTTCATTTCAAATTTGCGGCGCCTGAGATTTGATATCAGTGGCGCCACAAGAGGTCCCCATTAGACTGGAGCAGTTTTCAGGTTTAGTTGCTACCTGAAATTTCGGTAAGTCGGTCCATTACGCGCTCAAGAGAGAACGACGCCGCTTTCTGACGAGGAGGGCATCCTTTGACGGTCTCAAAAAATGTTCCAACCAATCATAGGAGGTATTGGATGTGCGATAAGAACGCTCATATGGGTTGCGAGGCAGGTTAAATATCAAAGGAACACACAACTCTGTCCAAGGTTCGATCCGTGCGCGAAGGGCCGTGTATGCTTTTTGCTCAAGGGAAACGATGTTCCAGCCGCGGCAAAGAACGTTGGTAACCAATCCATGTGGTGCATAATTTCGTTGCGAACTGAACCTGCTTCGATCTTACTGGGCCAGCGAACTATCGAAGGAACGCGCCAGCCACCTTCCCAGCTGGTGCACTTTTCCCCTAAGAAAGGCGTCATGCTGGCAACTGGCCACGTGTTCATGTGAACGCCGTTATCTGTAGAATAGTGAACGATTGTGTTTTCTGCGGCAATAACGGCGCCCACGGAACGGGCAAAAGTTTCACTTGCGCCGACCATTCCCCCAAAAATAAAGGGGCCTATAGGTTTATACATCTCATTCTCCTTATAAGTAAGGTGGATGATAACTTGAAATTCTCTTTTTTCCTCAAATACATAGCTAAAATGAATCCGCGGATGTGTTGAGGTTGCAGTCAAACACTACACTTTTTTGGACGCATTTCGCTAGATTGTTTTGAAGGAAATATCCCTCCCTACTCCCTGTTGCTGAGGTCTGATTGTAGCTGGCGAAGAAATGTGTCGTTCGGGACGGTTTCAACAGCCCGATTTGCCGCCTCAAGGGCTGCGGGGTAATCCTCAAGGGCGGCATAGATGCGAATAACCATCCCCCAAGCCTGTGTTTGTTGCGGATCAAGCGCAACGGCTTCCTCGAATGCGGCCAAAGCAGCATCCATATTGCGGGTCGTGAGGCCAATGCCCCCCAACACCAATTGAGCTTCAGGGAAGTCGGATTTTACGGCGAGGGAGTCTTCCCATTCGCCCATAGCATTGTTCAGATCGTTCGTCATTCGGTCGGGCATTCGCGCGATCCGCATCCCCAAGAAGTTGCGCGCTGCAGCGATGCGGACCGATTTTACGGGATCCGCAAGCATCCCTACAAGGCGTACCGAGCGTTCGGTTTCGGGCGCACCCCTTTGAACTGAAATGGCGCCTTCGCGTACGAGCGGGTCACTGTCTTCTAGTAGGGGTTCGAGGCGGCTTGCGATTTCTGGGTCTGATATGCTCGCCAAAATCTCTAGTGCCGAGGCACGCACGATGGCGGGGAGCGATTGATACTCGGCAATCTCGATCAGATTTAAAACGTTGCCCGTCGGATTGAGGCGGGCCGAAGCGAAAGTTTGCCCATAGTGGCGCGTGCGGTGTTCACTATCGGGGAACCATGTCTCAAGCGTTTCGGCGGCCCATTTGGCGGATTTGTCGTCGTGACAATCGTTGCACGCATTCGGCGTTTCGATGCCATAGGTAAGGTCGGGGCGGGGAATACGGAACGAGTGATCGCGGCGTCCGTCGACACCCATGTAAGTGCGCTCAATCATATGACAGTTTTTACACTGCGCGCCATCGCTGCCTTCGGGGTGAAAGGTATGGGATGGATCGTCATATGTTTTGAGGGGGAGGGATACGAAATCAGGATTGCCCGCCTCGGAGTGACATTGTGTGCAAACGGCGTTGCCCTCCGCTTTCAATTCCGCGGTATGTGGATTGTGGCAATTCGTACAGGTCACACCCTTGGCGTTCATCTTGGATTGGAGGAAGGAGCCATAGACATAGACCTCGTCCAAAATCTGCCCGTCGGCATGATAGAGTGTCTCGCGCAACGGACTCAGCCGATAAGCGTCATGAAATCCGGTGCCGGGCAGGGGGTTGCCATCGCCAAACGGCTCGCGACGGGAATGACAGGTCGCGCATTGTTGCACTTCAATCTCGCCCCCTTCAGAGAGGTCGATGGTAAAGCCCGTCGCATCGATTTTGCTCCAGTCTGCCATGTCGAAATCTGAATCCGGCTCTGCCCATTTGACATGTGCCTCGCCCGGGCCGTGACAACTCTCGCACCCAACCCCAATTTCTGCCTGCGTGCTGGCATAGGTTTTGGTTTCGGAGGAATAGTTCTTTTCAAAACCGGTTGCGTGGCATTCTGCGCACCGTGCGTTCCAGTTCTTATAGGGACCGCTCCAATGGTATCCGTCACCCGCTGGTAAATCCTGTGTCGGATATAAGTGGAACCATGTTTGCCCCACTACATCCCATGCAATGTCAAACGACTGTAGGGTTCCGGGCTTGGTCTCAATCAAATACTGCTGCAACGGTGTGATGCCGACGACGCCAGCAACGGGATAGGTTGTCATCTCCCCGTCGGGGCCTTCGGTATCGATCATATAGATGTCGTCATTGCGGTAGAAACGCGTGGCAACGCCTTGGTGTGTAAAGGTCACATCCGAGAAGTCCCCCAGAATGGTTTGTTCATTGGGCTCGGTCCACGCCAAAGCATGGTGCGAGCCCTCCCATTCCTCGGCGGCGGACTCATGACAGGTGGCACAAGTTTGGGTGCCAACAAATTCGGGAATAGTTTGCGCGAGTATAGAGTGTGCGCTGAAAGCAAGAACCGCTCCTATAAGAGTCGCTCGGAATAAGAGGTTGGTAAGGGGTGCCCTTAGAGGGAAGTGATGCACGGAATTCTCCCGAAAATATCTGGCCGTATAATGATTTGCGGGAAAGGTCGCTTTTTGCCTTGGGATTGGCAAGGGATAATCGCGCCGACAGGTTTGGGTATTTCGAGAGACCTTCTGGATTCGTGCGGATACCGGATGAAAGACTCCTTGAGTCTGTGGATAACTGTTGATTTGGAGTGTTTTGGTTGGATTTTTTGGATTGGTTGTCTGGAATTCGGGTGTTGGTCCGCGATTTTTCACACCATTTTTCTTCGTTTTGCTGAGTAAACGTGAGCTTTTTGAAGTTTTTATGACTTTTTCATAAAAAGGGGTTGCGGGCATTGGTGGGTGGGACTAGAACCCCTCTACCGGCGGCGCAGAGATGCTCCACTGGGTCACTGGACGGGTCGAGAGGCCAGACGGTGAAGACTAAAAATAAGAGATAATGAGTGCGGTGCGCGCCTAGAGATTTTGGCGCCTCTGTATTATTGTTGTCTCTTCGCTCTTTGAAATTGCTATATCTGAAGAGATATGTGGGCGGTTTGGTTCAGTTCGATGGATCAACCCCCTGTATATCAACGCTACTAGGACTTCGGTTCGATTATGTAGTGTCAGCTTCACTGTTTGGACGGCTTTTGTTTACTTTGTAAACTTTAGCACAACAAACAGAATAAGTGTCCCGTTTGAACAACGGGACGATGTGCAGAGGTTCGAACGTCAAGGTAAAGGTCGCAAGATCTTTTCAACTTGAGAGTTTGATCCTGGCTCAGAACGAACGCTGGCGGCACGCCTAACACATGCAAGTCGAGCGCTTCCCTTCGGGGAGGAGCGGCGGACGGGTTAGTAACGCGTGGGAACATACCCTTCACTAAGGAATAGCCACTGGAAACGGTGAGTAATACCTTATACGCCCTTCGGGGGAAAGATTTATCGGTGAAGGATTGGCCCGCGTTAGATTAGATAGTTGGTGGGGTAATGGCCTACCAAGTCTACGATCTATAGCTGGTTTGAGAGGATGATCAGCAACACTGGGACTGAGACACGGCCCAGACTCCTACGGGAGGCAGCAGTGGGGAATCTTAGACAATGGGCGCAAGCCTGATCTAGCGATGCCGCGTGAGTGACGAAGGCCTTAGGGTCGTAAAGCTCTTTCACCAGGGATGATAATGACAGTACCTGGAAAAGAAACCCCGGCTAACTCCGTGCCAGCAGCCGCGGTAATACGGAGGGGGTTAGCGTTGTTCGGAATTACTGGGCGTAAAGCGCACGTAGGCGGATTAGTAAGTTAGAGGTGAAATCCCAGGGCTCAACCCTGGAACTGCCTTTAATACTGCTAGTCTTGAGTTCGAGAGAGGTAAGTGGAATTCCGAGTGTAGAGGTGAAATTCGTAGATATTCGGAGGAACACCAGTGGCGAAGGCGACTTACTGGCTCGATACTGACGCTGAGGTGCGAAAGCGTGGGGAGCAAACAGGATTAGATACCCTGGTAGTCCACGCCGTAAACGATGAATGCCAGTCGTTAGCAAGCATGCTTGTTAGTGACACACCTAACGGATTAAGCATTCCGCCTGGGGAGTACGGTCGCAAGATTAAAACTCAAAGGAATTGACGGGGGCCCGCACAAGCGGTGGAGCATGTGGTTTAATTCGAAGCAACGCGCAGAACCTTACCAACCCTTGACATACTCGTCGTCGCTCCAGAGATGGAGCTTTCAGCTAGGCTGGACGAGATACAGGTGCTGCATGGCTGTCGTCAGCTCGTGTCGTGAGATGTTCGGTTAAGTCCGGCAACGAGCGCAACCCACGTCCTTAGTTGCCAGCAGGTTAAGCTGGGCACTCTAGGGAGACTGCCGGTGATAAGCCGGAGGAAGGTGTGGATGACGTCAAGTCCTCATGGCCCTTACGGGTTGGGCTACACACGTGCTACAATGGCAGTGACAATGGGTTAATCCCAAAAAGCTGTCTCAGTTCGGATTGGGGTCTGCAACTCGACCCCATGAAGTCGGAATCGCTAGTAATCGCGTAACAGCATGACGCGGTGAATACGTTCCCGGGCCTTGTACACACCGCCCGTCACACCATGGGAGTTGGGTCTACCCGAAGGCCGTGCGCCAACCTGCTTGCAGGAGGCAGCGGACCACGGTGGGTTCAGCGACTGGGGTGAAGTCGTAACAAGGTAGCCGTAGGGGAACCTGCGGCTGGATCACCTCCTTTCTAAGGATGTTTCTAGTAGATGAGCTTGCTTATCTCGTGAAACACTTAGCAGCTACTTA
This Falsihalocynthiibacter arcticus DNA region includes the following protein-coding sequences:
- a CDS encoding sulfatase-like hydrolase/transferase, which translates into the protein MYKPIGPFIFGGMVGASETFARSVGAVIAAENTIVHYSTDNGVHMNTWPVASMTPFLGEKCTSWEGGWRVPSIVRWPSKIEAGSVRNEIMHHMDWLPTFFAAAGTSFPLSKKHTRPFAHGSNLGQSCVFL
- a CDS encoding multiheme c-type cytochrome; this encodes MHHFPLRAPLTNLLFRATLIGAVLAFSAHSILAQTIPEFVGTQTCATCHESAAEEWEGSHHALAWTEPNEQTILGDFSDVTFTHQGVATRFYRNDDIYMIDTEGPDGEMTTYPVAGVVGITPLQQYLIETKPGTLQSFDIAWDVVGQTWFHLYPTQDLPAGDGYHWSGPYKNWNARCAECHATGFEKNYSSETKTYASTQAEIGVGCESCHGPGEAHVKWAEPDSDFDMADWSKIDATGFTIDLSEGGEIEVQQCATCHSRREPFGDGNPLPGTGFHDAYRLSPLRETLYHADGQILDEVYVYGSFLQSKMNAKGVTCTNCHNPHTAELKAEGNAVCTQCHSEAGNPDFVSLPLKTYDDPSHTFHPEGSDGAQCKNCHMIERTYMGVDGRRDHSFRIPRPDLTYGIETPNACNDCHDDKSAKWAAETLETWFPDSEHRTRHYGQTFASARLNPTGNVLNLIEIAEYQSLPAIVRASALEILASISDPEIASRLEPLLEDSDPLVREGAISVQRGAPETERSVRLVGMLADPVKSVRIAAARNFLGMRIARMPDRMTNDLNNAMGEWEDSLAVKSDFPEAQLVLGGIGLTTRNMDAALAAFEEAVALDPQQTQAWGMVIRIYAALEDYPAALEAANRAVETVPNDTFLRQLQSDLSNRE